In Streptomyces paludis, the genomic stretch GAGGACCCGGACACCCTCGGCGCCGCGCCACAGCGGGGCGGGACCGCCTACGCCGACTTCCTCGCGTCCCGGCCGCGCGGCGCCGAGAACGCGGCGATCGCCGCCCTCGTCGCGCAGGCGAAACGGCTGGACGCGCGCGTACACGTGCTGCATCTGTCGTCGTCCGACGCCCTGCCGCTGATCGCCGGGGCACGGCGCGAGGGCGTCCGGATCACCGCCGAGTCCTGTCCGCACTTCCTCACCCTCACCGCCGAGGAAGTCCCTGACGGCGCGACGGAGTTCAAGTGCTGCCCGCCGATCCGCGAGGCCGCCAACCAGGACGCGCTGTGGCAGGGCCTCGCCGACGGCACGATCGACTGTGTGGTCTCCGACCACTCGCCCTGCACCACCGATCTCAAGACGCCCGACTTCGCCACCGCCTGGGGCGGTATCTCCTCCCTCCAGCTGGGCCTGCCGGCCGTCTGGACCGAGGCGCGCCGGCGCGGCCTGCCGCTGGAGGACGTCGTCCGCTGGATGTCGGCGGGCCCCGCCGCGCTCGCGGGACTGACCCGCAAGGGCGCCATCGAGGCCGGCCGCGACGCGGACTTCGCGGTGCTCGCGCCCGAGGCGTCCTTCACCGTGGACCCGGCGGCGCTCCAGCACCGCAACCGGGTGACGGCCTACGCGGGCCGGGAGCTGTACGGAGTCGTACGGTCGACCTGGCTGCGCGGTGTCCCGGTCGTCCGGGACGGGGTCTTCGCCCCGCCGGCCGGCCGTCTGCTCGAAAGGAACCACCGACCGTGAAGGACGATCCGACCGTGCCCGACGCCCCCCACGCCGCTCACTCCGTTTACGACGGGCTCCCGGCTGCCCTCTTCACCGGCGACGCCCGCCCCTACGCCGGAGGCGACCCGTACGC encodes the following:
- the allB gene encoding allantoinase AllB — encoded protein: MEVDRGRTVGPEGARVSDVSLILRSTRVLTPDGTRPAAIAVSGGTVAAVLPYEADVPPGARLEDVGDDAVLPGLVDTHVHVNDPGRTEWEGFWTATRAAAAGGITTLLDMPLNSLPPTTTVAHLDVKRRVARGQVHVDVGFWGGAVPDNVKDLRPLYDAGVFGFKCFLSPSGVEEFPELDQERLGRSLAEIVGFGGLLIVHAEDPDTLGAAPQRGGTAYADFLASRPRGAENAAIAALVAQAKRLDARVHVLHLSSSDALPLIAGARREGVRITAESCPHFLTLTAEEVPDGATEFKCCPPIREAANQDALWQGLADGTIDCVVSDHSPCTTDLKTPDFATAWGGISSLQLGLPAVWTEARRRGLPLEDVVRWMSAGPAALAGLTRKGAIEAGRDADFAVLAPEASFTVDPAALQHRNRVTAYAGRELYGVVRSTWLRGVPVVRDGVFAPPAGRLLERNHRP